Proteins from a single region of Catenulispora acidiphila DSM 44928:
- the rpe gene encoding ribulose-phosphate 3-epimerase, with protein MSSVQISPSILSADFARLADEVGAVPSADWIHVDVMDNHFVPNLTLGLPVVEALVKASPRPLDCHLMIADPDRWAPGYAEVGAGSVTFHVEAARAPIRLARSLRSAGARAGMALKPATPIEPYEDLLGELDMVLLMTVEPGFGGQKFLDVVLPKIRRTRQMINRHGGSVWLQIDGGVAADTIERCAEAGADVFVAGSAVYGAEDPDRAIQALRAQAEAAGARLA; from the coding sequence ATGAGCTCCGTCCAGATCTCCCCGTCCATCTTGTCGGCCGACTTTGCGCGCTTGGCTGATGAGGTCGGTGCTGTGCCGTCGGCTGACTGGATTCACGTCGATGTCATGGACAACCACTTCGTGCCGAACCTCACGTTGGGGCTGCCGGTGGTGGAGGCGCTGGTGAAGGCTTCGCCGCGGCCTTTGGACTGCCATCTGATGATCGCTGATCCGGATCGGTGGGCGCCGGGGTACGCCGAGGTCGGGGCGGGCAGTGTCACCTTTCATGTGGAGGCGGCGCGTGCGCCGATCCGGCTGGCGCGTTCCCTTCGCTCGGCCGGTGCTCGGGCGGGGATGGCGCTGAAGCCGGCGACGCCGATCGAGCCGTATGAGGACCTGCTGGGGGAGCTGGACATGGTCCTGCTCATGACGGTCGAGCCGGGGTTCGGCGGGCAGAAGTTCCTGGATGTGGTGCTGCCCAAGATTCGGCGGACGCGGCAGATGATCAACCGGCACGGCGGGTCGGTGTGGCTGCAGATCGACGGCGGTGTCGCCGCGGACACCATCGAGCGCTGTGCCGAGGCCGGAGCCGACGTGTTCGTCGCCGGGTCCGCGGTCTACGGCGCCGAGGACCCGGATCGGGCGATCCAGGCGCTGCGGGCTCAGGCCGAGGCGGCCGGGGCGCGCCTCGCCTGA
- a CDS encoding serine/threonine-protein kinase encodes MAGRAEPGRLIGGRYRLLARLGAGGMGQVWRASDEALRIDVAVKEVWLPTAGGMDAEERLRRAEREARNAARLRDHPNVVAVHDVVVEDGVPWTVMQLVAGHSLQEHVEKFGPLRVDHAALVAAALLDALEAAHAAGIVHRDVKPANVMLADDGKVLLTDFGIAIGHTDTALTAAGNLLGSVEYIAPERARGTEGLPASDLFSLGVTLFQAVEGFSPFHRETATGTLTAVILDEAPDPVRAGRLAPLILGLLEKEPAARVGIAQGRRLLAAREVAVEMPPTPPTTSTTPTTPKPPKPPTPASTASPDTGSAHRHGGAPGRGTTGASQHSASQHSTPPRRPTVGSPRRPTDAGKRPSQGTGKGASTASGSNSISPRHTTDQRRRIPPPEPADRRRQPPITDPRRSTGTVQRPHAPAPPARPARGPARVRARAVILVLLVVATVGGVLAAKMGHAASFTVTGVKVGDFVKVDAAGHITGKTTQPKAAGSADGRRVTAREDRADPEICKRLHVAGRADVETQHAISFCLVRPAEAATAPAR; translated from the coding sequence ATGGCGGGACGCGCGGAGCCCGGCCGGTTGATCGGCGGCCGCTACCGGCTGCTGGCCCGGCTCGGCGCCGGCGGCATGGGCCAGGTCTGGCGCGCGAGCGACGAGGCGCTGCGCATCGACGTCGCGGTCAAGGAGGTCTGGCTGCCGACGGCCGGCGGCATGGACGCCGAGGAGCGCCTGCGCCGGGCCGAGCGCGAGGCGCGCAACGCCGCACGGCTGCGCGACCATCCGAACGTGGTGGCCGTGCACGACGTCGTGGTCGAGGACGGCGTGCCCTGGACGGTGATGCAGCTGGTCGCCGGGCACTCGCTGCAGGAGCACGTCGAGAAGTTCGGACCCCTGCGCGTGGACCACGCGGCCCTGGTCGCCGCCGCGCTGCTGGACGCGCTGGAGGCGGCGCACGCGGCGGGCATCGTGCACCGCGACGTGAAGCCGGCGAACGTGATGCTCGCCGACGACGGCAAGGTCCTGCTGACCGACTTCGGCATCGCGATCGGGCACACCGACACCGCGCTGACCGCGGCCGGGAACCTGCTGGGCTCGGTGGAGTACATCGCGCCGGAGCGAGCACGCGGGACCGAGGGACTGCCCGCGAGCGACCTGTTCTCGCTCGGGGTCACGCTGTTCCAGGCGGTCGAGGGCTTCTCGCCGTTCCACCGCGAGACCGCGACCGGGACGCTGACCGCGGTGATCCTGGACGAGGCGCCGGATCCGGTGCGCGCCGGGCGACTGGCGCCGCTGATCTTGGGACTGCTGGAGAAGGAGCCCGCGGCGCGGGTCGGGATCGCGCAGGGGCGGCGGCTGCTGGCGGCGCGGGAGGTCGCGGTGGAGATGCCGCCGACGCCGCCGACCACGTCGACAACACCGACAACGCCGAAGCCGCCGAAACCGCCGACGCCCGCCTCGACCGCGAGCCCGGATACAGGCTCAGCGCACCGGCATGGTGGCGCGCCGGGACGCGGGACGACCGGTGCATCGCAGCACTCGGCGTCGCAGCACTCGACCCCGCCGCGGCGGCCGACGGTCGGCTCGCCGCGCCGCCCGACCGACGCCGGCAAGCGTCCGTCGCAGGGCACAGGTAAAGGTGCGAGTACCGCCAGCGGCAGCAACAGCATCAGCCCACGTCACACCACAGACCAGCGGCGTCGCATCCCACCGCCGGAGCCCGCCGACCGCCGCCGTCAGCCGCCGATCACCGACCCGCGCCGCTCGACCGGCACCGTCCAGCGCCCGCATGCCCCTGCGCCGCCGGCTCGGCCTGCCCGGGGTCCGGCGAGGGTGCGGGCGCGCGCGGTCATCTTGGTGCTGTTGGTGGTGGCGACCGTCGGCGGCGTCCTGGCCGCGAAGATGGGACACGCGGCGTCCTTCACCGTGACCGGCGTCAAGGTCGGCGACTTCGTGAAGGTGGACGCCGCCGGCCACATCACCGGCAAGACCACGCAACCGAAGGCCGCCGGCAGCGCAGACGGACGCCGGGTGACAGCCCGCGAAGACCGCGCCGACCCGGAGATCTGCAAGCGCCTCCACGTCGCGGGCCGGGCCGATGTGGAAACGCAGCACGCGATCAGCTTCTGCCTCGTCCGGCCCGCCGAAGCGGCCACGGCTCCGGCGCGATAG